A window of Gammaproteobacteria bacterium contains these coding sequences:
- a CDS encoding phosphate ABC transporter substrate-binding protein has protein sequence MRKYITLLIAAAALVIGSTAYAGIAVIVHPSSGIDTLSADDIARIFLGKTKKFPNGQQAIPINQNEGSPIREKFNRAILKKTPSQYKAYWSRLVFTGKGTPPKDSGTDADVKALVAANPNVIGYVDSSVVDSSVKVVFELP, from the coding sequence ATGCGTAAATACATTACCCTCCTTATCGCAGCTGCGGCCCTGGTGATTGGAAGCACGGCCTATGCTGGCATTGCGGTCATTGTTCACCCTTCATCCGGTATTGACACGCTTTCCGCCGATGACATCGCTCGCATCTTTCTGGGAAAAACAAAAAAGTTCCCTAATGGCCAACAGGCAATCCCGATCAATCAGAACGAGGGCTCTCCGATACGAGAAAAATTCAATCGGGCGATCCTCAAGAAAACACCGAGTCAATATAAAGCCTATTGGTCTCGACTTGTCTTCACCGGGAAAGGGACACCACCCAAGGACAGCGGCACAGATGCTGACGTAAAAGCACTGGTGGCGGCCAATCCAAACGTCATCGGCTACGTCGATAGCAGTGTTGTCGACAGTAGTGTCAAGGTGGTATTTGAATTGCCATAG
- a CDS encoding DNA topoisomerase IV: MSHNKKLWTVTLLASAISGLTHAGDIEFTGFMSVTAGLVDDANSISFAGYSESDFTFEQGTLFGLQVSGQISDKVSATAQMVARGNENYNVEAEWAYLSYQATDNGKVRFGRLRMPLYLYSDFVDVGYAYTWVRPPSAVYYLPFNNIEGVDYYTTFVLGDFDSSLQVYYGAFTDSFVPAEGAPEAETRSRNQFGVAFTFGQDWWTVRAAYHAATLSVDVTGIPISSTDTIGSFANTLRLLGFSANADRLLAEEDDATFIGIGLSIDTGTYLLAAEHVEFDYDNTLFSKDVRDYVMVGYRTGNWLFNVTAQRTRDEATHPEAGIPAGVAIPGVGSTDVLIASLQSIAAAQVGDMDTLSFGARWDLAPNTALKFQLDDVEDNSPIWGGQTLDQRVFSVSLQTIF; the protein is encoded by the coding sequence ATGTCTCACAACAAAAAACTCTGGACAGTTACGCTACTGGCCAGTGCCATTTCTGGCCTCACGCACGCCGGTGATATTGAATTTACCGGGTTTATGAGCGTGACAGCGGGACTTGTCGATGACGCCAACAGTATCAGTTTTGCCGGATACAGTGAATCCGATTTCACTTTTGAACAAGGCACTTTGTTTGGCCTACAGGTCAGCGGACAAATTTCTGACAAGGTGAGCGCCACGGCGCAGATGGTGGCACGGGGTAATGAAAATTACAACGTCGAGGCCGAATGGGCCTACCTCAGTTATCAGGCCACAGATAACGGAAAAGTGAGATTCGGACGCCTACGGATGCCACTGTACCTGTATTCCGACTTTGTTGACGTTGGCTACGCCTACACTTGGGTGCGTCCACCCAGCGCCGTGTATTATTTGCCATTTAACAATATTGAGGGCGTCGACTATTACACGACATTTGTGCTCGGTGATTTCGACAGCAGTTTACAAGTTTATTATGGCGCCTTCACCGATAGTTTTGTGCCGGCAGAAGGTGCACCGGAAGCAGAGACACGTTCACGCAACCAGTTTGGCGTGGCGTTCACCTTCGGCCAGGATTGGTGGACGGTACGCGCTGCCTATCACGCGGCCACCTTATCGGTTGACGTAACGGGCATCCCGATCTCAAGCACCGACACCATTGGTAGCTTTGCCAACACCCTTCGTCTTCTGGGTTTTTCGGCCAATGCCGACCGCCTGCTCGCCGAAGAAGATGATGCTACCTTTATCGGCATTGGCCTATCCATTGACACCGGAACCTATTTGCTGGCTGCCGAACACGTTGAGTTCGACTACGACAACACCCTGTTTTCGAAAGATGTGCGGGATTACGTCATGGTCGGTTATCGTACCGGCAATTGGCTGTTCAATGTCACCGCACAACGCACCCGTGACGAAGCCACCCATCCGGAAGCTGGTATCCCAGCAGGCGTCGCCATTCCAGGGGTTGGCAGCACTGATGTCTTGATCGCATCCCTGCAAAGCATCGCTGCGGCACAAGTCGGCGATATGGATACGCTCTCATTTGGCGCCAGATGGGATCTTGCCCCGAACACAGCGCTGAAATTTCAGCTGGATGACGTCGAAGACAACAGTCCTATCTGGGGTGGCCAGACACTCGATCAGCGTGTCTTTTCTGTGTCCCTGCAAACCATTTTCTAA
- the folD gene encoding bifunctional methylenetetrahydrofolate dehydrogenase/methenyltetrahydrofolate cyclohydrolase FolD, giving the protein MAAQILDGRTIAANVRQRVKKGVEARLAEGLRAPGLAVILVGEDPASQIYVRRKRQACEEVGFVSFHHNLPEDTLEHELLELINTLNHDPAVDGILVQLPLPKHINAERILDAIHPDKDVDGFHALNIGRLAQRRPLLRPCTPAGIMTMLATTGIDLHGVEAVIVGASNIVGRPMALELLLAGATVTVTHRFTRDLRAHVGRAELLIVAVGKPELVPGEWVKPGSIVIDVGINRLPSGKLVGDVGFAEAAKRAAWITPVPGGVGPMTVATLLENTLHAADQLHKG; this is encoded by the coding sequence ATGGCCGCACAAATTCTCGACGGGCGCACCATCGCCGCCAACGTCCGGCAACGGGTAAAAAAAGGAGTCGAAGCACGACTGGCAGAAGGCTTGCGTGCGCCGGGCTTGGCTGTCATTCTTGTTGGTGAAGACCCCGCCTCACAAATCTACGTCCGGCGCAAGCGTCAGGCGTGCGAAGAAGTCGGGTTCGTTTCGTTTCATCACAACCTGCCAGAGGATACGTTAGAGCACGAACTGCTTGAGCTCATCAACACACTCAATCACGATCCCGCAGTCGATGGCATTTTGGTGCAGCTACCATTGCCCAAACACATCAATGCCGAACGTATTTTGGATGCCATTCATCCTGATAAAGATGTTGATGGTTTCCATGCCCTTAATATTGGCAGGCTAGCACAACGCCGCCCGTTATTACGGCCCTGCACACCAGCCGGTATTATGACCATGCTGGCCACCACTGGCATCGACCTTCACGGTGTTGAGGCCGTGATCGTCGGCGCCTCAAACATTGTCGGCCGACCAATGGCCCTCGAATTACTGTTGGCCGGCGCGACAGTGACCGTGACCCACCGTTTTACCCGCGATCTCCGTGCCCATGTCGGTCGGGCCGAGTTGCTTATTGTGGCCGTTGGAAAACCGGAGCTTGTGCCTGGGGAATGGGTCAAGCCAGGCAGCATTGTCATTGACGTAGGCATTAATCGGTTGCCATCCGGTAAACTCGTGGGCGATGTCGGCTTTGCGGAAGCAGCAAAACGTGCGGCCTGGATCACACCGGTACCGGGTGGTGTTGGTCCGATGACAGTCGCCACGCTGCTTGAGAATACACTGCACGCAGCCGATCAATTGCATAAAGGCTGA
- a CDS encoding methyl-accepting chemotaxis protein, whose product NEVTNETRNQVEEQQRGAQDVQNAVNEMSERVVSVASSAAKAAKSAQQADNEAKAGLGIVQENITQIRTLADDVRQAAEVIQQLDADSVSVGMVLDVIKSIAEQTNLLALNAAIEAARAGEQGRGFAVVADEVRTLASRTQESTTEIQNIIERLQAAARTAVDVMNKGTQQAEISVENSVNAGRSLESITQTVTTISQMNIEIADATEEQQAVAHRIVDFVKAINEHSQKTSSSAGRMAEVSNELARLASKLESVARQFSI is encoded by the coding sequence AATGAGGTCACCAATGAGACACGAAACCAGGTCGAGGAGCAACAACGCGGCGCACAAGATGTGCAAAATGCCGTCAATGAGATGAGTGAGCGCGTCGTGTCTGTCGCTTCCAGCGCAGCGAAAGCCGCCAAATCTGCCCAACAAGCCGATAATGAGGCGAAAGCTGGCTTGGGGATCGTACAGGAAAATATTACACAAATACGAACCCTTGCAGATGACGTTCGCCAAGCAGCAGAGGTCATACAGCAACTGGATGCCGACAGCGTTTCCGTAGGGATGGTGCTGGATGTCATTAAAAGCATTGCCGAACAAACCAATCTGCTCGCGCTCAATGCAGCCATCGAAGCCGCTCGTGCTGGAGAACAAGGGCGCGGTTTTGCCGTCGTTGCCGACGAAGTGCGTACACTCGCCTCGCGCACCCAAGAGTCGACCACAGAAATCCAGAACATCATTGAGCGGCTACAAGCGGCTGCTCGAACAGCGGTCGATGTGATGAACAAAGGGACCCAACAAGCCGAAATCAGTGTCGAGAACTCGGTGAACGCCGGACGCAGCCTAGAGTCCATCACGCAAACGGTCACCACCATCTCGCAAATGAACATCGAAATTGCAGACGCCACCGAAGAACAGCAAGCGGTTGCGCATAGAATTGTGGATTTCGTCAAGGCCATCAATGAACATTCGCAGAAAACCAGCAGCAGCGCCGGACGCATGGCAGAAGTTTCCAATGAACTCGCCCGATTAGCGAGCAAATTGGAATCGGTCGCCCGTCAATTCAGTATCTAG